From the genome of Spinacia oleracea cultivar Varoflay chromosome 2, BTI_SOV_V1, whole genome shotgun sequence, one region includes:
- the LOC110788580 gene encoding protein-tyrosine-phosphatase PTP1, which produces MASECFDFLQHPPQFSLSSEQIQYCNDALENLKKKWEHPDVMELEFKHLEARSMKESDVEERKEELCKVAISVNHEKNRYINVLPFDSNRVVLTAGDYINASFVKSPAELAPQFIATQGPSPDTFEDFWEMVLQYRCTVIVMLTRLVENEKLKCGDYFQAENGPSELGNISIVTKCIKTTSSSLVIRHLEVTKAESNEPPLSVMHIQYLEWPDHGTPTHSLPVREIFRRTFHLPPNVRPILVHCSAGIGRTGTYCTIHATIQRILAGDEFALNLDATVEAFRSQRAGMVQSLEQYKFCYKAVIEELEELVSGRNNS; this is translated from the exons ATGGCTTCCGAATGCTTCGATTTCCTGCAACACCCGCCTCAGTTTTCACTCTCCTCTGAGCAGATACAATACTGTAATGATGCCCTTGAAAATCTCAAGAAAAAATGGGAGCACCCTGATGTCATGGAACTCGAGTTCAAGCATCTTGAG GCACGATCAATGAAGGAATCTGATGTGGAAGAACGCAAGGAAGAGCTCTGTAAAGTGGCTATTTCTGTCAATCATGAGAAAAATCGATACATAAATGTCTTACCAT TTGACAGCAACAGAGTTGTCCTAACAGCCGGGGATTACATCAATGCAAGTTTTGTAAAA TCACCTGCAGAACTTGCTCCTCAGTTCATAGCCACCCAAGGTCCATCACCAGACACATTTGAAGATTTCTGGGAAATGGTGTTGCAGTACCGCTGTACTGTTATTGTAATGCTTACACGGTTGGTTGAAAATGAG AAATTGAAGTGTGGTGACTATTTTCAAGCAGAGAATGGACCTAGTGAACTTGGCAACATTTCTATCGTCACAAAATGTATTAAAACAACTTCGAGCTCTTTAGTTATTCGCCATTTGGAAGTGACCAAGGCAGAG TCGAACGAGCCACCACTTTCGGTTATGCATATTCAGTATTTAGAGTGGCCAGATCACGGTACACCTACGCACTCATTACCTGTTCGAGAGATTTTTAGAAGAACTTTTCATCTGCCTCCCAATGTACGCCCAATATTGGTGCACTGCAG TGCTGGAATTGGCCGTACTGGAACATACTGCACCATTCATGCTACGATCCAAAGAATTCTCGCAGGAGATGAGTTTGCCTTAAATTTGGATGCGACTGTTGAGGCCTTCCGATCTCAGCGAGCTGGAATGGTTCAATCACTG GAACAATACAAGTTTTGCTACAAGGCCGTGATTGAAGAATTGGAGGAACTCGTATCAGGAAGAAACAATTCTTAA
- the LOC110788500 gene encoding protein-tyrosine-phosphatase PTP1, with the protein MAASSPKPTSLPLFSSSSLDFPEHSPQFSLSSDQFQNCSRALRSLKQKLENTHLILSEFDSLEDKRIRSSDMTRLCRVALDPVNLSKNRYTDVIPFDSTRVVLTSCKDYRPSARGYVNASFIKTPAEGAAQFIATQGPLPHTYEDFWEMVLQNRCPAIVMLTRLVDNYKTVKCGDYFQAEDGPREFGDISIVTKLIKTTGSSLVLRHLEVTKAESEEPPLSVLHIQYPEWPDHGVPKDSLAVREIFNRTYHLPPGVGPIVVHCSAGIGRTGTYCAIHDTIQRIVAGDMSALDLANTVEVFRSQRVGMVQTLDQYYFCYKVVVDELEELVSGYNPENTA; encoded by the exons ATGGCTGCTTCTTCTCCTAAACCCACTTCACTTCCActgttttcttcttcttccctcgaTTTCCCTGAACATTCCcctcaattttctctctcttctgacCAATTTCAGAACTGTTCTCGTGCTCTTCGTTCACTCAAGCAGAAATTAGAGAACACCCACCTCATTCTAAGCGAGTTCGATTCTCTTGAG GACAAAAGAATAAGATCATCTGACATGACAAGACTCTGCAGGGTGGCTCTTGACCCTgtaaatttgagcaaaaatcgTTATACTGATGTCATACCAT TTGACAGCACCAGGGTTGTTTTGACCTCATGTAAGGACTATAGACCGTCAGCCAGGGGTTACGTTAATGCAAGCTTTATAAAA ACTCCTGCAGAAGGTGCTGCTCAGTTTATAGCCACACAAGGTCCATTGCCACATACATATGAAGATTTCTGGGAAATGGTATTGCAGAACCGCTGCCCTGCAATTGTGATGCTAACACGATTGGTTGACAATTACAAG ACGGTGAAGTGTGGTGATTATTTTCAAGCAGAGGATGGACCTCGGGAATTTGGCGACATTTCTatcgtcacaaaattgataaaGACAACCGGGAGCTCTTTGGTTTTGCGCCATTTGGAAGTGACTAAGGCAGAG TCGGAAGAGCCACCACTGTCTGTTTTGCATATTCAGTATCCTGAATGGCCAGATCATGGTGTTCCCAAGGACTCATTAGCTGTTCGAGAGATTTTTAATAGAACGTATCATCTGCCACCTGGCGTAGGTCCGATAGTGGTGCACTGCAG TGCTGGAATTGGCCGTACAGGGACATACTGTGCCATCCATGACACAATCCAAAGAATTGTTGCAGGAGATATGTCTGCCTTAGATTTGGCCAATACTGTTGAGGTTTTTAGATCTCAGCGAGTCGGAATGGTTCAAACACTG GACCAATACTATTTCTGCTACAAAGTGGTGGTTGATGAATTGGAGGAGCTCGTATCAGGGTACAACCCCGAGAACACTGCTTAA
- the LOC110788417 gene encoding protein WHAT'S THIS FACTOR 9, mitochondrial, translated as MLIKSKVQRFLFVSHHPNPSNLQFIRTFIENIEIKFVADRGLDHVVEREKDLKYVVNLKNLLKSEPSKSLPLSSIVDHTQKLRFPCRTIDFIRKYPNFFEEYFPANIGVHPHVRLTPESLNVDAEEQLIYDSDTFRKDAADRLLKLLMLCRVNEIPLKLIDMFKWDLGLPDNYVDTLVPDFPDYFKVKMVNQTRPNSGRVEGLLELVCWNDELAVSVIEKMAKKKDSKFKKGMPIEFPLQFSNGFELDKSLKRWLDEWQKLPYVSPYENASHLQPNTDMSDKWVVAVLHEFLHILVTKKTERDNMLCLGEFLGIKPRLKRALAHHPGIFYRSSKIGTHTVVLRDGFKRGLLIDNSPLLDMRNNYIHLMHKVVKEVKKSKGVKSSSNTNQQEVEEGVTEKEEHNGDEEMQCSDPDVEESSDDEEDEDEDEKVESTRGGSKYEKRGSDKVNKRRERSRRNSLQEVSDGDDDDEEKFESSRDGNYNERRGSSKVNESKGKQGEDRGRRWRNVSWDESGDANENNRVGGSRGGHNNGGRRGSSRVNEGRGRPEEGRGRPIRNASRNESGGGGGGDGDAERVERSRGGHSYERRGSGKINEGRGRPLRNESGEKRFDSPRGGHSNGRRGSGMVNEGRGGFSSNSSRNGSGRGYNEERVESSRGGRGNGRRGSGKVNEGRRNTGRNASRERLA; from the coding sequence ATGCTGATTAAATCCAAAGTTCAGCGCTTTCTCTTTGTTTCTCACCACCCAAATCCCAGCAATTTACAGTTCATCAGAACCTTCATTGAGAACATTGAAATCAAATTCGTCGCAGATCGTGGGTTAGACCACGTTgttgagagagagaaagacctAAAATATGTTGTAAACCTGAAGAACCTGCTCAAATCAGAGCCTTCTAAATCTCTTCCTCTTTCCTCCATTGTTGACCACACACAGAAGCTCAGATTCCCATGTCGTACAATTGATTTTATTCGTAAGTACCCTAATTTTTTCGAAGAGTATTTTCCTGCTAATATTGGTGTCCACCCACATGTTAGATTAACCCCAGAAAGTCTTAATGTTGATGCTGAAGAACAGTTGATTTATGATAGTGATACATTTAGGAAAGATGCTGCTGATAGGTTATTGAAGCTATTGATGTTGTGTAGAGTTAATGAAATTCCTTTGAAATTGATTGATATGTTTAAATGGGATTTAGGTCTTCCTGATAATTATGTTGATACATTAGTTCCTGATTTCCCTGATTATTTTAAAGTGAAAATGGTTAATCAGACCCGCCCGAATAGTGGTCGGGTTGAGGGTTTGCTGGAATTGGTGTGTTGGAATGATGAATTGGCGGTTTCTGTTATCGAAAAGATGGCAAAGAAgaaggattctaagtttaaaaaGGGGATGCCAATTGAATTCCCTTTGCAGTTTTCAAATGGGTTTGAGCTTGATAAGAGTCTAAAGAGGTGGTTGGATGAGTGGCAAAAATTGCCTTATGTTTCACCTTATGAGAATGCATCTCATCTTCAACCTAATACTGATATGTCTGATAAATGGGTGGTTGCGGTTTTGCATGAATTTCTCCATATTCTTGTTACCAAGAAGACGGAGAGAGATAACATGCTTTGTCTTGGAGAATTTTTAGGTATTAAGCCGAGGCTTAAGCGGGCGTTGGCTCATCATCCAGGCATATTCTACCGTTCAAGTAAAATCGGGACTCATACTGTGGTATTAAGGGACGGGTTTAAAAGAGGTTTGTTGATTGACAATAGTCCACTGTTAGATATGAGAAACAACTATATTCATCTTATGCACAAGGTGGTGAAGGAAGTGAAGAAGTCAAAAGGTGTGAAAAGTTCTAGTAACACCAACCAACAAGAAGTGGAGGAAGGAGTGACAGAGAAGGAGGAACACAATGGGGATGAGGAAATGCAATGTTCTGATCCTGATGTGGAAGAAAGCAGTGATGATGAAgaggatgaagatgaagatgagaaAGTTGAAAGCACAAGGGGTGGGTCCAAATATGAAAAAAGAGGATCTGATAAGGTTAACAAGCGTAGGGAAAGGTCGAGGAGAAATTCTTTGCAGGAGGTTAGTGATGGTGATGACGACGACGAGGAGAAATTTGAGAGCTCAAGGGATGGGAACTATAATGAAAGAAGAGGATCAAGTAAGGTAAATGAAAGCAAGGGAAAACAAGGAGAGGATAGGGGGAGGCGTTGGAGAAATGTTTCGTGGGATGAAAGTGGTGATGCTAATGAAAATAATCGAGTTGGTGGATCAAGGGGTGGGCACAACAATGGAGGAAGAAGAGGATCTAGTAGGGTAAATGAGGGCAGGGGGAGGCCCGAAGAGGGTAGGGGGAGGCCTATTAGAAATGCTTCGCGGAATgaaagtggtggtggtggtggtggtgatggtgatgcAGAGCGAGTTGAGCGCTCAAGGGGTGGGCACAGTTATGAAAGAAGAGGATCTGGTAAGATAAACGAGGGCAGGGGAAGGCCTCTGAGAAATGAAAGTGGTGAAAAGAGATTTGATAGTCCAAGGGGTGGGCACAGTAATGGAAGAAGAGGATCTGGTATGGTAAATGAGGGTAGGGGAGGGTTTTCTAGTAATTCTTCAAGGAATGGAAGTGGTAGAGGTTATAATGAGGAGCGGGTTGAGAGCTCAAGGGGTGGGCGCGGTAATGGAAGAAGAGGATCTGGTAAGGTAAATGAGGGAAGAAGGAATACTGGGAGAAATGCTTCGCGTGAAAGATTGGCCTAA
- the LOC110788334 gene encoding 60S ribosomal protein L8-1 — translation MGRVIRAQRKGAGSVFKAHVHHRKGAAKFRTLDFGERNGYLKGVITEVIHDPGRGAPLARVTFRHPFRYKHQKELFVAAEGMYTGQFIYCGKKANLMVGNVLPLRSIPEGAVVCNVEHHVGDRGVLARASGDYAIVISHNPDNDTSRIKLPSGSKKIVPSGCRAMIGQVAGGGRTEKPMLKAGNAYHKYRVKRNCWPKVRGVAMNPVEHPHGGGNHQHIGHASTVRRDAPPGQKVGLIAARRTGRLRGQAAANVSKSDKA, via the exons ATGGGAAGAGTTATCCGAGCTCAACGTAAGGGAGCAGGGTCCGTCTTCAAGGCCCACGTCCACCACCGCAAAGGAGCCGCTAAGTTCAGAACCCTCGACTTCGGCGAGCGTAACGGTTACCTCAAAGGAGTCATCACCGAGGTCATCCACGACCCAGGTCGCGGTGCTCCCCTTGCTCGCGTCACTTTCCGACACCCATTCAGGTACAAGCACCAGAAGGAGTTGTTCGTTGCTGCTGAGGGTATGTACACTGGTCAGTTCATCTATTGTGGGAAGAAGGCTAATCTTATGGTAGGAAATGTTCTTCCCTTGAGATCTATTCCTGAAGGAGCTGTTGTTTGTAATGTTGAACATCATGTTGGTGATCGTGGTGTTCTTGCTCGTGCTTCTGGGGATTACGCCATTGTTATCTCTCACAACCCTGATAACGATACCTCTAG GATCAAGCTCCCATCCGGTTCCAAGAAGATTGTCCCAAGTGGTTGCCGTGCTATGATCGGTCAAGTTGCCGGTGGAGGACGTACTGAGAAGCCAATGCTCAAGGCAGGAAACGCGTACCACAAGTACAGAGTGAAGAGAAACTGCTGGCCTAAGGTTCGTGGTGTTGCTATGAATCCCGTCGAGCATCCCCACGGAGGAGGTAACCACCAACATATTGGTCACGCCAGTACCGTTCGCAGAGACGCACCACCAGGGCAGAAGGTTGGTCTTATTGCCGCCAGGAGAACTGGTCGTCTTCGTGGACAAGCTGCCGCTAATGTTTCAAAGAGTGACAAGGCTTAA
- the LOC110788243 gene encoding protein DETOXIFICATION 54 yields MSEKDPDFSSHKHPSSFQVIEELKELWGMAFPITAMNCLVYIRAVVSVLFLGRLGSLELAGGALSIGFTNITGYSVLVGLASGLEPVCSQAYGSQNWDLLSLSLHRMIFILFLAIIPISFLWINLGPIMIFLGQDQEVTAMAAMYCIFSLPDLLTNTFLQPLRVYLRSQQVTKPMMWCTLLAVIFHVPLNYWLVMVLGWGVKGVAVSSVVTNLNMAVMLGGYVCFKEKKQNQNQMMKMMKWWNWGLKGVGVEGLKPLLRLAIPSCLGICLEWWWYEIVTILSGYLPNPKVAVAATGIMIQTTSLMYTVPMALAGCVSARVGNELGAGRPYKARLAAMVALGCAFLIGIMNVIWTVIFRESWGKLFTPDNSVTFLVASVMPIMGLCELGNCPQTTGCGILRGTARPAVGARINLGSFYFVGTPVAVGLAFGLKVGFSGLWYGLLAAQAACAVWVLHAVLGSTDWEGEALKAMKCCEGAEMSKSCNNNHNNSEKTGFLDCQKLEGNNNKINNNL; encoded by the exons ATGTCAGAAAAAGACCCAGATTTCTCCTCCCACAAGCACCCTTCTTCTTTCCAG GTTATAgaagaattgaaggaattatgggGGATGGCATTCCCAATAACAGCAATGAACTGCTTAGTATACATAAGAGCAGTAGTTTCAGTCCTCTTCTTAGGAAGATTAGGAAGTTTAGAGCTTGCAGGTGGGGCCCTCTCAATAGGGTTCACCAACATAACAGGGTACTCTGTTTTAGTGGGTTTAGCATCCGGGCTTGAGCCCGTTTGTTCACAAGCCTACGGGTCACAAAACTGGGACCTACTCTCACTCTCTCTCCACCGTATGATCTTCATCCTCTTCCTTGCAATCATACCCATCAGTTTCCTCTGGATCAATCTTGGGCCCATCATGATCTTTTTAGGCCAAGATCAAGAAGTTACAGCAATGGCTGCCATGTACTGTATCTTCTCCCTCCCTGATTTGTTAACCAACACTTTCTTACAACCTTTGAGGGTTTATCTAAGGTCACAGCAGGTGACAAAACCCATGATGTGGTGCACTCTATTGGCTGTGATCTTCCACGTGCCATTGAACTATTGGTTGGTGATGGTTTTGGGGTGGGGGGTAAAAGGGGTGGCTGTTTCTTCTGTGGTGACAAACTTGAACATGGCTGTTATGTTGGGGGGTTATGTCTGTTTTAAGGAGAAAAAACAGAATCAGAATcagatgatgaagatgatgaaatGGTGGAATTGGGGTTTGAAAGGTGTTGGGGTTGAAGGGTTGAAGCCATTGTTGAGATTGGCAATACCAAGTTGTCTTGGGATTTGTTTAGAATGGTGGTGGTATGAAATTGTGACAATACTTTCAGGGTATTTGCCTAATCCTAAAGTTGCTGTTGCTGCTACTGGGATTATGATTCAGACTACAAGTCTTATGTATACGGTTCCTATGGCCTTGGCTGGTTGTGTTTCTGCTAGG GTTGGGAATGAGCTAGGAGCAGGAAGACCATACAAAGCAAGGCTAGCAGCAATGGTAGCATTAGGGTGTGCCTTTCTAATTGGTATCATGAATGTTATATGGACAGTAATTTTCAGAGAAAGTTGGGGTAAACTCTTCACACCTGACAACAGTGTTACATTCCTGGTTGCTTCAGTCATGCCCATAATGGGACTATGTGAGCTAGGAAACTGTCCACAAACTACAGGCTGTGGCATCCTACGTGGCACGGCCCGGCCCGCTGTGGGGGCCCGAATCAACCTAGGCTCTTTCTACTTTGTGGGGACCCCTGTTGCTGTCGGGTTGGCTTTCGGGCTTAAAGTTGGGTTCAGCGGGCTTTGGTATGGGCTTTTGGCCGCGCAGGCGGCGTGTGCAGTGTGGGTTCTGCATGCTGTGTTGGGATCAACTGATTGGGAAGGTGAGGCTTTGAAGGCTATGAAATGCTGTGAAGGAGCTGAGATGAGCAAATCTtgtaataataatcataataatagtGAGAAAACAGGGTTTTTGGATTGTCAGAAATTAGAGGGTAATAATAACAAAATCAACAATAATTTGTGA